The genomic segment GTCTCGCTGTAGAAAATGATCGTTTCATCGTATCCGAGATCGGTCGGCTGAACGTCAATGACGTCGATCATCTCGTTGAAGGTGACCACGCCGGGCTGCCGCTCATCTTCAGGGACGGGAAAACCATCGCCGCAGAGCGAGGCCGTTTCCGCCAGACCAGCCGAGGAGAGGACGCGGTCAGCGGTCAACTCGTCGCCATTTTCCAGTCTCACCCCCATTGCCCGGCCGTCTTCGACGAGAATCTCATCGACTCCGGCCCGCAGCTTCAGTTCTCCACCGAGTTCGCGATACTTTTTCACCAGCGCCTTCATGATCGGTCGCACGCCCTTGAACGGGCGGCCGAAGCCTTCCATGAAGATGCTCTTGTACATGATGACAAACTGGTTCAGGTCCATGTCATCGGCCCGGGCGCTGCCGTAGAACATGAGCGGGCAGAAAAGCATGTCGACCAGCAGCGGATCACTGAGATAGCTGGAAACGGTCTCGCGAGCCGAGATGGCTTTCTGGCTCAGGTCGAGCTCGTTGAATTCGAGCAGGAACTGATGGAGTCGGCGGAACGCGTCGATCTGAGCTGGGAAATGTTCCGCGATTTCCGATTCAAGCAGAGAGAAATCGTTGTTGAAGCGAAGTTTAGCCCCCGGGAAGACGACTGAGGAGCCATTCTGTTCGCAGAGGGAGAAGTCATCCCAAGACATCCGCAATTGACGGAGCAACTTGCTCAACGGTCCCGTTTTGGTTCCCGGAGCCGCAAAGTTCGTAATGGCATGCAGGCCGACGTCGTGATTGCGACCGCGGAGGCGGTAGAACGAATTCAGTCCGCCGATGGTCCAGTGCCGCTCGAGAACGCAGACCTTCTGCTCGAAGTAAGCCAGGCGAATCCCGGCAGCCAGCCCCGAGAGACCGGCACCGATGATGATCGTATCGTAATGCAACGATGAGGCTCCAAGATTCACAAGCAACAACGGGGTCTGGCCTGATACGCAATTCTCGACCAGGCCGCCCAACCGAAGCCACGCGCACTCGGCAGCCGGATGCCGCCGCTACGACTTCCCAGAATGTCAGACGGCAGTCAGAAACCGCCCCTGCGACGTTCCGAAAGGGTGGCACAGACATTCCTGTCTGTGCGCCTTCGGGTCCCCATTGTATCCAACCGTTTATTAAACCGGAGGGCGGGAGAGGTCATCTCGATTGAGGTTCGATCTTCTGCCGCGGTGATTTCCGTCCGCAGACAGGCATGTCAGTGCCACTGGATCCCGGGGACGGAAGTATCACCGGCAATCGACAATTGCCTCTGGAGTCGTCTCAGGCGTCCTTCAGACGCGGCGTGAGGTAATCGACGGTGCTCTTCATGGTCACCAGATGATGGTAGTCTTCTTCAGGAATCTGGATGCGATACTGCTTGCGAAGTTCCATCACGATGTCGAGGAAGTCCATCGAATCGAGTTCCATCTGGTCGCGGAAGGGCTTTTCATCGTCCAGATTCGACAGGTCTTCGTCGGGAGCGATTTTGCTGAGGATGTCGATGATAACCTGCCGGATTTCTGCCGGTGTCATGCAATACTTCTCCAAATGGTTTCGAGACTCGAGTTCGTGAGACGGATCGGAGGAAACGCAACGGAAGCCCGTTACAGCTCCAACAGGTGCGGCCTCGGATTCCGCAGGAACGGGAAACTGCCGGAAA from the Rubinisphaera margarita genome contains:
- a CDS encoding phytoene desaturase family protein, which translates into the protein MHYDTIIIGAGLSGLAAGIRLAYFEQKVCVLERHWTIGGLNSFYRLRGRNHDVGLHAITNFAAPGTKTGPLSKLLRQLRMSWDDFSLCEQNGSSVVFPGAKLRFNNDFSLLESEIAEHFPAQIDAFRRLHQFLLEFNELDLSQKAISARETVSSYLSDPLLVDMLFCPLMFYGSARADDMDLNQFVIMYKSIFMEGFGRPFKGVRPIMKALVKKYRELGGELKLRAGVDEILVEDGRAMGVRLENGDELTADRVLSSAGLAETASLCGDGFPVPEDERQPGVVTFNEMIDVIDVQPTDLGYDETIIFYSETEQFHYRKPEAPCDLQSGIICSPNNFRYDEPLPEGVMRITALANHDYWLNLPEEEYQAAKDEWANRIREAALRHVPDYRKHILDTDAFTPRTIRRFTSHLNGCVYGAPIKRLDGTTGIDRLYLCGTDQGFLGIIGSMLSGITMANNHCLMS
- a CDS encoding acyl carrier protein, whose product is MTPAEIRQVIIDILSKIAPDEDLSNLDDEKPFRDQMELDSMDFLDIVMELRKQYRIQIPEEDYHHLVTMKSTVDYLTPRLKDA